The region CAATCACCAAATCACACCCCGAGATAAAATCCACCATCTCTTTTAAGTTTAGCCTTTCAAGTAGCTTTGCGTGAGTGTCTTTTGCGATCTCTTTGGCTTTTGCTAGCTCTTGTTTGCCTGCATGACACAAGTAAATTTCAAAATCTTTAAGCGAATTTATGACCTCTTTAAATTTATCGTAGCACTTGCTCTCTTCGCTTGCAAAAGGCGCTATCAAAATGCGTTTAGTTTCATTTGAAGGCCGTGCGGGTATAGCACTAAAACAAGGTTGCTTTGCTAAAATTTCCTCTTTGCTGAAGCTGAAATTTAAGGCGTTTGCAACTAGGCTTAGGTTTCTAATTATGATATTTTCTTCGTAGTCAATGCTAAATTTATGCTTGTAAAAGTAGCTTGCAAAGCTTTCTTTGACGCTATTTTTATCAAATCCGTAGGTTTCATCGCCTAAAATTTTAGCAACTACGGCTGATTTGATAAGTCCTTGAAGGTCTATTATCACGTCAAATTCGCTCAAATTTTTTAAGATCTTATAGCTTGTTTTAAACTCTTTTTTCTTTAGCAGCAAGCTTACAAGCCTGTCTATCAAAGGATGATCCTTTAAAATTTCGCTAAATCTCTCATCTGCTATCCATGTTATGCGTGCGGCGGGCAAATTTCTTTTGATAAATTGCAATACTATGCTTGCGTGAATGATGTCGCCAAGAGAGGAGAGCTTAATGATGGCAATGCTTAAATTTGAGCCTTTAAAATCAGAATTCATTTACCGCTTTGTCTTAAAATTTGATATGATTTTACAAATATTTGGCTAAAAAAGGTTTGAAATGGCTAAAAATTATATCTGCGTGTTTGACTGCGAGACCATCCCGGATGTGGCGCTTTTACGCCAAATTTATGGCTATAAGGGCGATGATTTAAGCGTTTGTAAGCAGGCGTTTGCAGCTCAAAAAGAACTTAGCGGAAGCGAGTTTTTGCCGGTGTGTTTTCATAAAGTTGTTGCTATCTCTGCTGTTATGGCGGATGAATTTGGTAAATTTTTGCGAGTTAGCACGATGAAAGGAGCCAACGAACATGAAATTTTGGCTAAATTTATAGGATTTTTAAACGAACA is a window of Campylobacter sp. CCUG 57310 DNA encoding:
- the waaC gene encoding lipopolysaccharide heptosyltransferase I; this translates as MNSDFKGSNLSIAIIKLSSLGDIIHASIVLQFIKRNLPAARITWIADERFSEILKDHPLIDRLVSLLLKKKEFKTSYKILKNLSEFDVIIDLQGLIKSAVVAKILGDETYGFDKNSVKESFASYFYKHKFSIDYEENIIIRNLSLVANALNFSFSKEEILAKQPCFSAIPARPSNETKRILIAPFASEESKCYDKFKEVINSLKDFEIYLCHAGKQELAKAKEIAKDTHAKLLERLNLKEMVDFISGCDLVIGNDSGITHLAWAQNIASITLFGNRPSNRNAFLTPINQTIDTGKKIDARKIDKSDLCIREISPSLVANTAKRLLNA